The following coding sequences lie in one Carassius carassius chromosome 1, fCarCar2.1, whole genome shotgun sequence genomic window:
- the hirip3 gene encoding HIRA-interacting protein 3 isoform X4 produces the protein MKKTVEEELLKMQDSSDDEPLIKTVNPSKSQSKRKRVDEENELGKTKRSRLEESSPDSPDSGIEKAINEREQKEDEAESDKDMGEVSEEEQEEKNIKKKTQNKRPSKQSKQQGDSEKKKKPKEKGKVKESAEDEELEDSDEEEARQKKSSNEKKKDSDSEEEISDKLASSDSEDEKVKSKVKTQSKRKDIGNMKPVERDIVKEVEREVFGSSSESEEENNKSAKIKNRSNSENDSSGDSEEEKDQKEDAANSSSKEMEKNGEKIQDNQEEAAEDSDSSSLPSLEDEDEQEKDKNEQKKSTTKKKRNEERENTTRGKDEENKAVSRLKRYIALCGVRRNYKKLLDGCRSVKAKVAVLKKELEELGVEGQPSIEKCKKARLKREEAQELAELDLSNIIATQGRPKRRAAAAAWPPAQNVSPPPSAYKRAVDSDSDSGESHRNTGHKRGAAWANLQGIISDDGESD, from the exons ATGAAGAAAACTGTCGAGGAGGAACTTTTGAAGATGCAG GACAGCAGCGATGATGAGCCTCTTATTAAGACTGTGAATCCTTCAAAGAGCCAGAGCAAAAGGAAAAGGGTGGATGAAGAGAATGAGTTGGGAAAGACAAAACGATCGCGGCTGGAGGAGTCTTCTCCAG ATTCCCCTGACTCTGGAATAGAGAAAGCTATAAACGAGAGAGAACAAAAAGAGGATGAAGCTGAAAGTGATAAAGACATGGGTGAAGTTAGTGAAGAGGAGCAAGAGGAAAAgaacattaagaaaaaaacacAGAATAAGAGACCAAGCAAACAAAGCAAACAGCAAGGGGACagtgagaagaaaaagaaaccgAAGGAGAAGGGGAAGGTGAAAGAAAGTGCCGAAGATGAGGAGTTGGAGGATTCTGATGAGGAGGAGGCAAGGCAAAAAAAATCATCGAACGAAAAGAAAAAGGATTCAGACAGTGAGGAGGAAATCAGTGATAAACTGGCTTCGAGTGATTCTGAGGATGAAAAAGTGAAAAGCAAAGTGAAGACGCAGAGTAAAAGAAAAGATATCGGAAATATGAAGCCAGTCGAGAGGGATATTGTGAAAGAAGTGGAGAGAGAGGTTTTTGGGAGCAGCTCTGAGAGTGAAGAGGAGAATAACAAGAGCgctaaaataaaaaacaggagCAACTCTGAAAACGACAGCAGCGGAGACAGTGAAGAGGAAAAAGATCAAAAAGAGGATGCTGCTAATTCGTCCTCCAAAGAGATGGAGAAAAATG GAGAGAAAATACAGGACAATCAGGAGGAGGCAGCAGAGGACTCTGACTCCTCGTCTCTTCCCTCACTGGAGGACGAGGATGAACAAGAGAAGGACAAGAACGAGCAAAAGAAAAGTACGACAAAGAAAAAGCGCaatgaggagagagagaacacaaCCAGAGGAAAG GATGAAGAAAATAAGGCAGTGTCCAGGCTGAAGCGCTACATCGCCCTCTGTGGTGTGAGACGGAACTACAAGAAGCTTTTAGACGGCTGCCGATCAGTAAAGGCAAAGGTGGCTGTGCTGAAAAAAGAGCTGGAGGAGCTGGGTGTGGAAG GTCAGCCCTCCATAGAGAAATGTAAAAAAGCTCGACTAAAGAGAGAAGAAGCGCAGGAACTGGCTGAGCTGGATTTAAGCAACATCATCGCCACTCAGG GACGTCCCAAAAGAAGAGCAGCTGCAGCAGCATGGCCCCCTGCACAGAATGTCTCTCCTCCCCCCTCTGCCTATAAACGTGCTGTGGACTCAGACTCTGATAGTGGAGAGAGCCACAGAAACACAGGGCACAAGAGAGGAGCAGCCTGGGCCAACCTGCAGGGAATCATCAGTGATGACGGAGAGAGCGACTAG
- the hirip3 gene encoding HIRA-interacting protein 3 isoform X2, protein MAKEEEAIRKFVVRELHKCSDLSTLTVGILRRRYLEKVGRESLSIDHRQLMKKTVEEELLKMQDSSDDEPLIKTVNPSKSQSKRKRVDEENELGKTKRSRLEESSPDSPDSGIEKAINEREQKEDEAESDKDMGEVSEEEQEEKNIKKKTQNKRPSKQSKQQGDSEKKKKPKEKGKVKESAEDEELEDSDEEEARQKKSSNEKKKDSDSEEEISDKLASSDSEDEKVKSKVKTQSKRKDIGNMKPVERDIVKEVEREVFGSSSESEEENNKSAKIKNRSNSENDSSGDSEEEKDQKEDAANSSSKEMEKNGEKIQDNQEEAAEDSDSSSLPSLEDEDEQEKDKNEQKKSTTKKKRNEERENTTRGKDEENKAVSRLKRYIALCGVRRNYKKLLDGCRSVKAKVAVLKKELEELGVEGQPSIEKCKKARLKREEAQELAELDLSNIIATQGRPKRRAAAAAWPPAQNVSPPPSAYKRAVDSDSDSGESHRNTGHKRGAAWANLQGIISDDGESD, encoded by the exons atggctaaAGAAGAGGAGGCGATCCGAAAGTTCGTTGTGAGAGAACTACACAAGTGCTCGGATCTCAG CACACTGACTGTAGGCATTCTGCGGAGGAGATACCTGGAGAAGGTGGGGAGAGAGTCCCTCAGCATCGACCACAGACAGCTGATGAAGAAAACTGTCGAGGAGGAACTTTTGAAGATGCAG GACAGCAGCGATGATGAGCCTCTTATTAAGACTGTGAATCCTTCAAAGAGCCAGAGCAAAAGGAAAAGGGTGGATGAAGAGAATGAGTTGGGAAAGACAAAACGATCGCGGCTGGAGGAGTCTTCTCCAG ATTCCCCTGACTCTGGAATAGAGAAAGCTATAAACGAGAGAGAACAAAAAGAGGATGAAGCTGAAAGTGATAAAGACATGGGTGAAGTTAGTGAAGAGGAGCAAGAGGAAAAgaacattaagaaaaaaacacAGAATAAGAGACCAAGCAAACAAAGCAAACAGCAAGGGGACagtgagaagaaaaagaaaccgAAGGAGAAGGGGAAGGTGAAAGAAAGTGCCGAAGATGAGGAGTTGGAGGATTCTGATGAGGAGGAGGCAAGGCAAAAAAAATCATCGAACGAAAAGAAAAAGGATTCAGACAGTGAGGAGGAAATCAGTGATAAACTGGCTTCGAGTGATTCTGAGGATGAAAAAGTGAAAAGCAAAGTGAAGACGCAGAGTAAAAGAAAAGATATCGGAAATATGAAGCCAGTCGAGAGGGATATTGTGAAAGAAGTGGAGAGAGAGGTTTTTGGGAGCAGCTCTGAGAGTGAAGAGGAGAATAACAAGAGCgctaaaataaaaaacaggagCAACTCTGAAAACGACAGCAGCGGAGACAGTGAAGAGGAAAAAGATCAAAAAGAGGATGCTGCTAATTCGTCCTCCAAAGAGATGGAGAAAAATG GAGAGAAAATACAGGACAATCAGGAGGAGGCAGCAGAGGACTCTGACTCCTCGTCTCTTCCCTCACTGGAGGACGAGGATGAACAAGAGAAGGACAAGAACGAGCAAAAGAAAAGTACGACAAAGAAAAAGCGCaatgaggagagagagaacacaaCCAGAGGAAAG GATGAAGAAAATAAGGCAGTGTCCAGGCTGAAGCGCTACATCGCCCTCTGTGGTGTGAGACGGAACTACAAGAAGCTTTTAGACGGCTGCCGATCAGTAAAGGCAAAGGTGGCTGTGCTGAAAAAAGAGCTGGAGGAGCTGGGTGTGGAAG GTCAGCCCTCCATAGAGAAATGTAAAAAAGCTCGACTAAAGAGAGAAGAAGCGCAGGAACTGGCTGAGCTGGATTTAAGCAACATCATCGCCACTCAGG GACGTCCCAAAAGAAGAGCAGCTGCAGCAGCATGGCCCCCTGCACAGAATGTCTCTCCTCCCCCCTCTGCCTATAAACGTGCTGTGGACTCAGACTCTGATAGTGGAGAGAGCCACAGAAACACAGGGCACAAGAGAGGAGCAGCCTGGGCCAACCTGCAGGGAATCATCAGTGATGACGGAGAGAGCGACTAG
- the hirip3 gene encoding HIRA-interacting protein 3 isoform X1: MAKEEEAIRKFVVRELHKCSDLSTLTVGILRRRYLEKVGRESLSIDHRQLMKKTVEEELLKMQFQDSSDDEPLIKTVNPSKSQSKRKRVDEENELGKTKRSRLEESSPDSPDSGIEKAINEREQKEDEAESDKDMGEVSEEEQEEKNIKKKTQNKRPSKQSKQQGDSEKKKKPKEKGKVKESAEDEELEDSDEEEARQKKSSNEKKKDSDSEEEISDKLASSDSEDEKVKSKVKTQSKRKDIGNMKPVERDIVKEVEREVFGSSSESEEENNKSAKIKNRSNSENDSSGDSEEEKDQKEDAANSSSKEMEKNGEKIQDNQEEAAEDSDSSSLPSLEDEDEQEKDKNEQKKSTTKKKRNEERENTTRGKDEENKAVSRLKRYIALCGVRRNYKKLLDGCRSVKAKVAVLKKELEELGVEGQPSIEKCKKARLKREEAQELAELDLSNIIATQGRPKRRAAAAAWPPAQNVSPPPSAYKRAVDSDSDSGESHRNTGHKRGAAWANLQGIISDDGESD, translated from the exons atggctaaAGAAGAGGAGGCGATCCGAAAGTTCGTTGTGAGAGAACTACACAAGTGCTCGGATCTCAG CACACTGACTGTAGGCATTCTGCGGAGGAGATACCTGGAGAAGGTGGGGAGAGAGTCCCTCAGCATCGACCACAGACAGCTGATGAAGAAAACTGTCGAGGAGGAACTTTTGAAGATGCAG TTTCAGGACAGCAGCGATGATGAGCCTCTTATTAAGACTGTGAATCCTTCAAAGAGCCAGAGCAAAAGGAAAAGGGTGGATGAAGAGAATGAGTTGGGAAAGACAAAACGATCGCGGCTGGAGGAGTCTTCTCCAG ATTCCCCTGACTCTGGAATAGAGAAAGCTATAAACGAGAGAGAACAAAAAGAGGATGAAGCTGAAAGTGATAAAGACATGGGTGAAGTTAGTGAAGAGGAGCAAGAGGAAAAgaacattaagaaaaaaacacAGAATAAGAGACCAAGCAAACAAAGCAAACAGCAAGGGGACagtgagaagaaaaagaaaccgAAGGAGAAGGGGAAGGTGAAAGAAAGTGCCGAAGATGAGGAGTTGGAGGATTCTGATGAGGAGGAGGCAAGGCAAAAAAAATCATCGAACGAAAAGAAAAAGGATTCAGACAGTGAGGAGGAAATCAGTGATAAACTGGCTTCGAGTGATTCTGAGGATGAAAAAGTGAAAAGCAAAGTGAAGACGCAGAGTAAAAGAAAAGATATCGGAAATATGAAGCCAGTCGAGAGGGATATTGTGAAAGAAGTGGAGAGAGAGGTTTTTGGGAGCAGCTCTGAGAGTGAAGAGGAGAATAACAAGAGCgctaaaataaaaaacaggagCAACTCTGAAAACGACAGCAGCGGAGACAGTGAAGAGGAAAAAGATCAAAAAGAGGATGCTGCTAATTCGTCCTCCAAAGAGATGGAGAAAAATG GAGAGAAAATACAGGACAATCAGGAGGAGGCAGCAGAGGACTCTGACTCCTCGTCTCTTCCCTCACTGGAGGACGAGGATGAACAAGAGAAGGACAAGAACGAGCAAAAGAAAAGTACGACAAAGAAAAAGCGCaatgaggagagagagaacacaaCCAGAGGAAAG GATGAAGAAAATAAGGCAGTGTCCAGGCTGAAGCGCTACATCGCCCTCTGTGGTGTGAGACGGAACTACAAGAAGCTTTTAGACGGCTGCCGATCAGTAAAGGCAAAGGTGGCTGTGCTGAAAAAAGAGCTGGAGGAGCTGGGTGTGGAAG GTCAGCCCTCCATAGAGAAATGTAAAAAAGCTCGACTAAAGAGAGAAGAAGCGCAGGAACTGGCTGAGCTGGATTTAAGCAACATCATCGCCACTCAGG GACGTCCCAAAAGAAGAGCAGCTGCAGCAGCATGGCCCCCTGCACAGAATGTCTCTCCTCCCCCCTCTGCCTATAAACGTGCTGTGGACTCAGACTCTGATAGTGGAGAGAGCCACAGAAACACAGGGCACAAGAGAGGAGCAGCCTGGGCCAACCTGCAGGGAATCATCAGTGATGACGGAGAGAGCGACTAG
- the hirip3 gene encoding HIRA-interacting protein 3 isoform X3, which translates to MKKTVEEELLKMQFQDSSDDEPLIKTVNPSKSQSKRKRVDEENELGKTKRSRLEESSPDSPDSGIEKAINEREQKEDEAESDKDMGEVSEEEQEEKNIKKKTQNKRPSKQSKQQGDSEKKKKPKEKGKVKESAEDEELEDSDEEEARQKKSSNEKKKDSDSEEEISDKLASSDSEDEKVKSKVKTQSKRKDIGNMKPVERDIVKEVEREVFGSSSESEEENNKSAKIKNRSNSENDSSGDSEEEKDQKEDAANSSSKEMEKNGEKIQDNQEEAAEDSDSSSLPSLEDEDEQEKDKNEQKKSTTKKKRNEERENTTRGKDEENKAVSRLKRYIALCGVRRNYKKLLDGCRSVKAKVAVLKKELEELGVEGQPSIEKCKKARLKREEAQELAELDLSNIIATQGRPKRRAAAAAWPPAQNVSPPPSAYKRAVDSDSDSGESHRNTGHKRGAAWANLQGIISDDGESD; encoded by the exons ATGAAGAAAACTGTCGAGGAGGAACTTTTGAAGATGCAG TTTCAGGACAGCAGCGATGATGAGCCTCTTATTAAGACTGTGAATCCTTCAAAGAGCCAGAGCAAAAGGAAAAGGGTGGATGAAGAGAATGAGTTGGGAAAGACAAAACGATCGCGGCTGGAGGAGTCTTCTCCAG ATTCCCCTGACTCTGGAATAGAGAAAGCTATAAACGAGAGAGAACAAAAAGAGGATGAAGCTGAAAGTGATAAAGACATGGGTGAAGTTAGTGAAGAGGAGCAAGAGGAAAAgaacattaagaaaaaaacacAGAATAAGAGACCAAGCAAACAAAGCAAACAGCAAGGGGACagtgagaagaaaaagaaaccgAAGGAGAAGGGGAAGGTGAAAGAAAGTGCCGAAGATGAGGAGTTGGAGGATTCTGATGAGGAGGAGGCAAGGCAAAAAAAATCATCGAACGAAAAGAAAAAGGATTCAGACAGTGAGGAGGAAATCAGTGATAAACTGGCTTCGAGTGATTCTGAGGATGAAAAAGTGAAAAGCAAAGTGAAGACGCAGAGTAAAAGAAAAGATATCGGAAATATGAAGCCAGTCGAGAGGGATATTGTGAAAGAAGTGGAGAGAGAGGTTTTTGGGAGCAGCTCTGAGAGTGAAGAGGAGAATAACAAGAGCgctaaaataaaaaacaggagCAACTCTGAAAACGACAGCAGCGGAGACAGTGAAGAGGAAAAAGATCAAAAAGAGGATGCTGCTAATTCGTCCTCCAAAGAGATGGAGAAAAATG GAGAGAAAATACAGGACAATCAGGAGGAGGCAGCAGAGGACTCTGACTCCTCGTCTCTTCCCTCACTGGAGGACGAGGATGAACAAGAGAAGGACAAGAACGAGCAAAAGAAAAGTACGACAAAGAAAAAGCGCaatgaggagagagagaacacaaCCAGAGGAAAG GATGAAGAAAATAAGGCAGTGTCCAGGCTGAAGCGCTACATCGCCCTCTGTGGTGTGAGACGGAACTACAAGAAGCTTTTAGACGGCTGCCGATCAGTAAAGGCAAAGGTGGCTGTGCTGAAAAAAGAGCTGGAGGAGCTGGGTGTGGAAG GTCAGCCCTCCATAGAGAAATGTAAAAAAGCTCGACTAAAGAGAGAAGAAGCGCAGGAACTGGCTGAGCTGGATTTAAGCAACATCATCGCCACTCAGG GACGTCCCAAAAGAAGAGCAGCTGCAGCAGCATGGCCCCCTGCACAGAATGTCTCTCCTCCCCCCTCTGCCTATAAACGTGCTGTGGACTCAGACTCTGATAGTGGAGAGAGCCACAGAAACACAGGGCACAAGAGAGGAGCAGCCTGGGCCAACCTGCAGGGAATCATCAGTGATGACGGAGAGAGCGACTAG